The sequence CCAAAATATAATGCAAAGAATGGCTTCTTCCAGGTAGTTAACTGATTCATTTAATTACCTCCGAAGACATTCCATTATGACATTGGCGCAATCACTTGCACCATTTTCGGATGCAATCTTACTTCCAAGGTGTTTTGCATTCTTTACAATATCATCACTCAGTGCATACTGAATTGCATTGGCAAGAATATTAGACGTGACTGATTTTTTAGGAAGTGGCTTTGCAGCAACACCAAGATCGTATGCACGATGCGCCCAAGCAAATTGATCATTTGAAAAGGGGACTATCACGCTAGGAACTCCTGCTTTGAAGCCAGCTGCAGTAGTACCTGCCCCACCATGATGACATACAGCTGATACTTTATCGAATAACCATGAATGAGGGATACTATCTATAACTAATATGTTATCAGTTATGTTTGGAGGAGTACCCATTCCGCAGATAATTCCTCGCTTACCAGTTTTGTTGATTGCATCTACTGCAAGCTCAGCTAATTCTTTATGTTTTCCTAATGATGTCATGCTACCAAAACCAATATAAACAGGTTTCTCACCTTTGTCCAGGAACTTAGTTAGCTTAGTATCAGGTATATACTCACTCGGTTCCTCGACAAACCAATAGCCATATTGATGTATGTTTTTATTCCAATCGTTAGGTCGCTCAAACACAAAGTTACTGCATGATACTATAGCTGGATGCATTAAGTCATTGTGTTTTTCAAAAGGACAACCAAAATTTTCTGGTAGTTTTCCGAATTTTTCTTTCCAGAAGCCTTTAACAGAATCTTTAGATGCCATCCATAACATTCCTTGAAGCATAGTGTAACTAATCGATTTAGTTATAGGATTTGAAGGTGATTTTCCATACATAACAACTGACAAGTACTCACTTGTTTTGTGCATAGGAAATGGCGATGCTATGACTGATGGGATTCCAAATTTTTGAGCTGCAAAATATCCAATTGAACACCCGGGATGATAGATAATCAACTCACTTCCCTCACAAGCTGAGTAGTAGTCGTTTACCATATGGACTCCATATTCCTTCATTTTGTTAAAAGTCAAAAGCATCTTTAGGGGATTATCTGATGATCCTGCTGCTTCAAGAAGCTTCGGATCCACATTAAGGGTTTCAATATCAGCCTCAATTGGGTAAACATCTATCCCATAATTTTGAATAAAGCCCTTAAAGCTCTTACTTGCTGTGATGCGTACATCCTTTCCCATTTTCTTAAGTTCCTGCGCAAGTGCTACATATGGCTGAAAATCTCCTCGTGAACCTGAACAAAGAATAGTAATCATATATTAACCCCCTTGAATAATCCAACATCATGTTGTATGATATAATTATAAAATCTTATACAAAAATCATCAACCAACAATATTGTGCTATTTGTCGGATTTAAAAAGGAGGTAAATTAATCATGAATAAAAGAACGGAAATTACTGCACAGACAAAACAAAATCTCATGGATGCCTTTTGGAACTTATATTGTGAAAAAAGAATTGAAAAAATTACTGTTAAAGAAATCACAAATAAAGCGGGATATAATCGGGGAACTTTCTATGAGTACTTCACAGATGTTTATAATGTACTGGATGAAATTGAAAACTCACTAATTCCTTCTCTTGATGAGTTGCCTGTAATTGTCAACTGAAAATTCCTCTAAATAGTAATTTAATTTTCCCCTAGAGGAGCAAAAAAATTATTGCTGATTTAGCCAGTCTTGAGTTTCTTTTAAGCGATAGGAGTTACCGTTCATATTTACAATGTAAGACTTGTGA comes from Alkalicella caledoniensis and encodes:
- a CDS encoding TetR/AcrR family transcriptional regulator, encoding MNKRTEITAQTKQNLMDAFWNLYCEKRIEKITVKEITNKAGYNRGTFYEYFTDVYNVLDEIENSLIPSLDELPVIVN
- a CDS encoding glycosyltransferase, producing MITILCSGSRGDFQPYVALAQELKKMGKDVRITASKSFKGFIQNYGIDVYPIEADIETLNVDPKLLEAAGSSDNPLKMLLTFNKMKEYGVHMVNDYYSACEGSELIIYHPGCSIGYFAAQKFGIPSVIASPFPMHKTSEYLSVVMYGKSPSNPITKSISYTMLQGMLWMASKDSVKGFWKEKFGKLPENFGCPFEKHNDLMHPAIVSCSNFVFERPNDWNKNIHQYGYWFVEEPSEYIPDTKLTKFLDKGEKPVYIGFGSMTSLGKHKELAELAVDAINKTGKRGIICGMGTPPNITDNILVIDSIPHSWLFDKVSAVCHHGGAGTTAAGFKAGVPSVIVPFSNDQFAWAHRAYDLGVAAKPLPKKSVTSNILANAIQYALSDDIVKNAKHLGSKIASENGASDCANVIMECLRR